In the genome of Hymenobacter taeanensis, one region contains:
- a CDS encoding ArnT family glycosyltransferase: protein MPSLEPITSGTRPPALLRRGWVGGFFGLLLLLGLGLYRDYGVGWDEQIDRLNGIINAKYVAMQLAPELAKRQPTFAEIPDLYGSQDTDHGVFYQLPLVILEKVAHVEDSRDVYLLRHLVIWLTCAAGTWVVYRLGAWRFGSWHWGLLTAALLVLSPRLFAESFYNYKDPVFMGFFALGIYTLVRWLRHPTWQRALLHALATGAATDVRTMGVLLLPLTLGFGALELWQRPLVRRQLLLSGVLYLPFTALVVVVGWPYLWENPIGHFLEVFQSFSRYRTDMLTVYLGQEISVRQLPWHYVPVWLLVTTPPAYSVLFVLGLASVAWAAAQRPLLWMSTTTGRLDLLLVAWCLGPVLAIIVLNSVIYDGWRHLYFIYPAFLLLAVRALHMLWHRWRAAGSPTGRMAGWVSLGLFILSLSSVAYRMVQDHPYQNMYFSLPGTAAGRWFERDYWALSGREGVEWILTHDPAPQVAVGTDARSRLVLHNAQLLLPPAERARLRMVPPDQATYFLTTYRWHPGPYNAYGLPIYERQVNGIPILSIFRLR from the coding sequence ATGCCCTCTCTAGAACCTATCACCTCTGGTACCCGCCCGCCCGCCTTGCTGCGCCGTGGGTGGGTTGGAGGCTTTTTTGGGCTTTTACTGTTGCTAGGCCTAGGCCTATACCGCGACTATGGCGTGGGCTGGGATGAGCAGATTGACCGCCTCAACGGGATCATCAATGCCAAGTACGTGGCTATGCAGCTGGCTCCGGAACTGGCCAAGCGGCAGCCCACCTTCGCCGAAATACCCGACTTATACGGCAGCCAGGACACTGACCACGGGGTGTTTTATCAACTGCCGCTCGTAATATTAGAGAAAGTAGCGCACGTAGAAGACTCCCGCGACGTGTACTTGCTGCGCCACCTGGTTATCTGGCTTACCTGCGCGGCAGGCACCTGGGTAGTGTACCGTTTGGGAGCGTGGCGCTTTGGCAGCTGGCACTGGGGGCTGCTCACGGCGGCACTGCTCGTACTCTCGCCCCGCCTGTTTGCGGAGTCCTTCTACAATTACAAAGACCCCGTGTTTATGGGGTTCTTTGCGCTGGGTATATACACCTTGGTGCGGTGGCTGCGGCACCCTACCTGGCAGCGCGCCTTGCTACATGCATTGGCCACCGGAGCTGCCACCGATGTACGCACCATGGGTGTGCTGCTACTCCCCCTCACACTGGGGTTTGGAGCCCTGGAGCTCTGGCAGCGCCCCCTCGTGCGGCGCCAGCTTCTGCTCTCCGGTGTACTATACTTGCCGTTCACGGCTCTGGTGGTAGTGGTAGGGTGGCCCTACCTCTGGGAAAACCCCATAGGCCACTTTTTAGAGGTCTTTCAGAGCTTTAGCCGCTACCGCACCGATATGCTGACGGTGTATTTGGGCCAGGAGATTTCGGTGCGGCAGTTGCCTTGGCACTATGTGCCGGTCTGGCTGCTCGTCACCACCCCACCAGCTTACTCCGTATTGTTCGTGCTGGGCCTTGCCAGTGTAGCGTGGGCCGCTGCCCAGCGCCCATTGCTGTGGATGAGCACCACTACGGGCCGCCTAGATCTGCTGCTGGTGGCGTGGTGCCTCGGGCCGGTGTTGGCCATTATTGTTTTGAATTCTGTGATTTACGATGGGTGGCGGCACCTGTACTTCATTTACCCGGCCTTTCTGCTGCTGGCTGTGCGCGCCTTGCATATGCTCTGGCACAGGTGGCGGGCGGCGGGCAGCCCTACCGGGCGTATGGCGGGCTGGGTTAGCCTAGGCCTGTTTATCTTAAGCCTGAGCAGTGTGGCCTACCGCATGGTGCAAGACCATCCGTACCAGAATATGTACTTCAGCCTGCCAGGCACGGCGGCCGGGCGCTGGTTTGAGCGCGACTACTGGGCTCTGTCTGGCCGGGAAGGTGTTGAGTGGATTCTGACTCATGACCCTGCCCCTCAGGTAGCAGTAGGCACCGATGCCCGCAGCCGGCTGGTGTTGCACAATGCGCAGCTGCTGCTGCCGCCGGCTGAACGGGCCCGCCTACGTATGGTGCCGCCCGACCAGGCCACTTATTTTTTAACCACTTACCGGTGGCACCCGGGGCCCTACAACGCTTATGGCCTGCCCATTTATGAGCGTCAGGTAAACGGCATCCCTATCTTATCCATCTTTCGGCTTCGTTAA